TGCCCGGACACCCATCCGTCCAGTTCTCATGCGCGCACCCTAGTGCTGTGACCGCATAGGTTCGCCGGTTGGGTCAGGCCGCGTCGGCGAGGGCGCGTCCGCCCCAGCGGATGCCTTTCTCGCTGCGGATGCGGGCGCGTTCTTTGCGTTGGGCGGCCAGGACGTCGGGGTGGCGGGCGTTGGTGTTGCGCCAGCGCAGGTATGCGTGCAGCTCACGGGTCTGGACTGTGTGGTTCGGATGGTGGGAGTTGGCGAGGGTGAACTGCCGCAGTGGCCCGAAGTGCGCCTCGATCGGGTTGGCCCAGGAGGCGTTGGTCGGGGTGAAGCACAGCTCGACCTTGTTCTTCTGCGCCCACCGGCGGATCTTCGTGCCCTTGTGCGCGGAGAGGTTGTCCAGGATCACGTAGATCGGGGCGCCGTCCGGGCGGGCGGCCCGGACGGACTTGAGTGCGGCCAGGCTGTTGGCCGCTCCCTTGCGACGGCGGTTGACGCCCCACAAGGTGTCGTCGCCGATCGAGTAGCAGCCGTGGAAGTAGGTGACGCCGTGGGTGCGGTGGTAGGTCGCCGGGACTCGGTCGGGGCGGCCCTGCCCGGCCCAGCAGGCTCCCCCGGTGGGGCGGATGCCCAGCGGGCCGAACTCGTCAAAAGCGAATACGCGGTCGGGGAAGTTCTCCAGGACGTACTCGATCCGGTCGAGCTTGGCGTCGCGCTCAGGGTCGGTGGACTCCTTCCAGGTCTTGGTCCGCTGGAAGGTCACGCCGCGGCGGGCGAGCAGGCCGCGTAAGGTCTCGCGGCCGATTCGGATCACCCGGCCGTGGACTTTGCGCAGGTAGGCGACGAGTTTGCGCAGCGACCAGCGGGTGAAGGGCTGGCCGAGCTTGGCGGGGCGGGTGGTGGCCGTCTGGATGACGAAGTTCTCGTCGTCAGGGCTGAGCAGGCGGGGACGGCCTCCCGCCCATTGAGGGTCCAGGCAGGCCAGGCCGATCTCGTTGAACCGGTGGATCACATCGCGCACGGTGTCGTCGTCGGCCTGCACCAGCTGGGCGATCACCGGCACACGGTTCCCGCCGGCCGAGGCCAGCAGCATCATCGCCCGCCGATAGCGCACCGAACTCGTACTGCCACGGCGCACGATCTGCTGCAGACGCCGCCCCTCCTGGTCGGTCAGTCTGCGCACACGGACAGGCTCAGCCACCACGCCTCCAGCGATCAGATCGGATGTCACCGCACATCCAACCGCCACGACCACCAACCCGGCGAACCTATGCGGTCACAGCACTAGCCGGACGCTGCCTGGGGCGAGTCCCGCTCTCGGAGGAGCGGACGACTACCGCGCACGCAGTATCTCCGCGGCGCCTGCCGCGTCTGCAGGAGCCGGGTGCGGCATCGGCGGTAGCGCCCATTGCCTGCGTCCGCTGGACGACCGGCGGTGGGTCCGGCGGACATGCTCAGGCGACGTCCAGTCGTAGGAAGAGAAGGAGCACCTCAATGCCCGTTCGTCTACTTGCCGCCGCCGCTCTGTTGGGTGGTATCGAGCCTGCCGCACCGGTGGCCGCGCACGCCTCGGTCCAGCCGGTCGCCGCCAGTTTCCACGACTTCAGTCTCGGGCGACTCGGGGCCAGCACGGGCGCGCTGGTGGGGCTGGCCGGCGTGGTCATCGCCGTGCTGGCGCTGGCCCGCCCCGCCGGCCGTCTGGGCACTGCCCACGGGTCATTCGGGGCCATGGCGGCCATGGTGGCGGGGTTGATCAGCATGGCCCTCGGTGGGCTGGTCGCGGCCACCGCCGACGGCGGTATCGGCACCGGCAATGGGCTGGGCGGGGCCTACGTGGCCATGCTGGTGGGACTGATCGGCACGGCCCTCGGCGGGCTGGCTCTGACCAAATCGCGCCGCACCAGCTGACCGCGGCGAATAACTGATCGTTTCAGAATGAGGTTTTGAGGCGTCTCAAGCAGACGACGCTGCAGGCGAGTTGGAGCAAGGCGAGGTGGAGGTCGGCGCGTATCTCGTAGCGGATGCGGAGTCGTTTGCAGGCGGGGCCATACCCCGGCCTCGGTCCAGTCCCGCAGACGCCGCCAAGCCGTCACCCCACCCCACCGCAGCCGACCCGCTCCGCGGGAACGTCCCGCCGGGTCACGCTCTTGCACAGCACGTAAACGATGCCCCGCAGAGCAGCACGGTCATCGGCCGGCAGCCGCCCGGGATACCGATGCCGCCGGGGCGGACGAACTGGCAGCAGCGGGGCTGTACGAGCCCCGGCCGCTGCGCGCCCGGGATGGCGGGGAGTCAGTTCGGGCGCGGCAGGGGGCCCAGGGGCTTCGGCGGTGCGGCTGGGTGGGCGGTCGGGGAATGTCGGGGGTTTGGGGCGGCGTGGGGGGCGGGGGTGGCCGTGGTGGTGTTACCGGGATGGGAGCTGCGGTGGGGTCTGGTGACTGCCTCTCGCCGCAGGCAGGGGCGTATCCGCTGGTCCTGTCGCGGTGGATGTCTGGCGAGTGATGAGGAGAGGCATTGAACGTGGATCAGAGCCTGGAGCACGGCCATGTTGCCGCCATCGTGGAGTGCACCGCCGTGGCAGGCAGCGGCGGGAACGACCTGGTGTGCGCAGGCACCGGCAACGAAGCACTACGGGTCGGTACGGGCAATGACCGTATCGAGGGCGGGCCCGGCAACGACCGTCTCACCGGTGGTGCGGGCAACGACACCCTGTCCGGCGGGCCCGGCAACGACCAGCTCACCGGCGGCAGGGGCGACGACACCCTCGGCGGCGGCGACGGCAACGACAGCCTCGACGGCGGAGCGGGACGCAACACCAGCAACGGCCGACCGGGAGCTGACAGGTGCACCCGCCTCGGCACGGGCCCGGGCTGTCCCTGAGGAACAGCCCCGACACGCACGGCCCCGAGCAGACCCCACCACACTCCATCCGCGCCCGGT
This genomic interval from Streptomyces dengpaensis contains the following:
- a CDS encoding IS630 family transposase, producing the protein MAEPVRVRRLTDQEGRRLQQIVRRGSTSSVRYRRAMMLLASAGGNRVPVIAQLVQADDDTVRDVIHRFNEIGLACLDPQWAGGRPRLLSPDDENFVIQTATTRPAKLGQPFTRWSLRKLVAYLRKVHGRVIRIGRETLRGLLARRGVTFQRTKTWKESTDPERDAKLDRIEYVLENFPDRVFAFDEFGPLGIRPTGGACWAGQGRPDRVPATYHRTHGVTYFHGCYSIGDDTLWGVNRRRKGAANSLAALKSVRAARPDGAPIYVILDNLSAHKGTKIRRWAQKNKVELCFTPTNASWANPIEAHFGPLRQFTLANSHHPNHTVQTRELHAYLRWRNTNARHPDVLAAQRKERARIRSEKGIRWGGRALADAA
- a CDS encoding DUF6223 family protein; amino-acid sequence: MPVRLLAAAALLGGIEPAAPVAAHASVQPVAASFHDFSLGRLGASTGALVGLAGVVIAVLALARPAGRLGTAHGSFGAMAAMVAGLISMALGGLVAATADGGIGTGNGLGGAYVAMLVGLIGTALGGLALTKSRRTS
- a CDS encoding calcium-binding protein, whose protein sequence is MDQSLEHGHVAAIVECTAVAGSGGNDLVCAGTGNEALRVGTGNDRIEGGPGNDRLTGGAGNDTLSGGPGNDQLTGGRGDDTLGGGDGNDSLDGGAGRNTSNGRPGADRCTRLGTGPGCP